One Plectropomus leopardus isolate mb chromosome 1, YSFRI_Pleo_2.0, whole genome shotgun sequence DNA segment encodes these proteins:
- the slc38a7 gene encoding putative sodium-coupled neutral amino acid transporter 7 — translation MAINTDVEDWGGVGSNDSGERAWLLQSPSVDSVRHLDTDTGGSGGVSSWAAVFIVVNAALGAGLLNFPAAFNMAGGVTAGVMLQMFMLIFIISGLVILGYCSQVSNESTYQEVVRATCGKVTGIICEVAIAVYTFGTCIAFFIVIGDQLDRLVDAVDVDTHDPVRGDWYTDRKFTISVTAVLIILPLSIPKEIGFQKYASALSVMGTWYVTIVVIIKYIWPSKNMTPGYIPDGSASWTAVFNAMPTICFGFQCHVSCVPVFNSMSRKEIKPWGIVVTLSMIICLFVYTGTGVCGFLTFGSNVSQDVLMSYPPDDIAVAIARAFIVICVITSYPILHFCGRAVIEGLWLRFQGEQVEVCVRREQRRRILQTLVWFVVTLILALFIPDIGRVISLIGGLAACFIFVFPGLCLIQAKLSETDSRTSSWHGLVVLGVVMVTIGAFIFGLTTSNSIYKDVVS, via the exons ATGGCGATTAACACTGATGTCGAGGACTGGGGCGGAGTTGGGAGTAATGACTCCGGTGAAAGAGCGTGGCTCCTGCAGAGCCCCAGTGTGGATTCTGTCCGGCATCTTGACACGGACACTGGTGGGAGCGGAGGGGTGTCGTCTTGGGCAGCGGTCTTCATCGTAGTGAATGCAGCTCTGGGAGCAGGTCTACTCAATTTCCCTGCAGCCTTCAATATGGCAGGAGGAGTGACTGCAGGAGTGATGCTTCAAATG tttatgcTGATCTTCATAATCAGTGGACTGGTGATCCTGGGCTATTGCTCCCAG GTCAGTAATGAAAGCACCTATCAGGAGGTTGTTCGGGCCACTTGTGGGAAAGTGACAGGAATCATATGTGAAGTCGCCATTGCTGTCTACACCTTTGGGACTTGTATTGCGTTCTTTATTGTCATTGGAGACCAGCTGGATCGCT TGGTGGATGCAGTGGATGTTGACACACATGATCCAGTCAGGGGCGACTGGTACACTGACCGCAAGTTTACCATCTCTGTTACTGCAGTCCTTATTATTCTTCCCCTCTCCATTCCCAAAGAGATTGGCTTTCAGAAGTATGCAAG TGCACTGAGTGTGATGGGAACCTGGTATGTGACCATTGTGGTCATTATAAAGTACATCTGGCCAAGTAAAAATATGACTCCAGGCTACATTCCTGACGG ttcTGCTTCCTGGACTGCAGTTTTCAATGCAATGCCCACCATATGCTTTGGTTTCCAG TGCCACGTCAGCTGTGTGCCAGTGTTCAACAGCATGAGCAGAAAAGAGATCAAACCTTGGGGAATAGTAGTCACTCTCAGCATGATAATCTGCCTCTTTGTCTACACAGGAACAG GTGTCTGTGGCTTCCTTACATTTGGCTCAAACGTCAGTCAGGATGTCCTGATGTCGTACCCTCCGGATGATATTGCAGTGGCCATCGCAAGAGCTTTCATTGTCATCTGTGTCATCACCTCCTACCCTATTTTACACTTCTGTGGCAG GGCAGTTATTGAAGGACTTTGGCTGCGTTTTCAAGGCGAGcaggtggaggtgtgtgtgcgccgtgagcagaggaggaggatccTGCAGACGCTGGTGTGGTTTGTTGTCACCCTCATCCTCGCCCTCTTCATCCCAGACATTGGTCGGGTGATCTCGCTGATCGGAGGATTGGCCGCCTGCTTTATCTTTGTCTTCCCAG GTTTGTGTTTGATTCAAGCCAAGCTGtctgagacagacagcagaacTTCAAG TTGGCATGGATTGGTGGTCTTAGGTGTTGTCATGGTTACGATTGGAGCTTTCATCTTTGGCCTCACCACGTCCAACTCCATCTATAAAGACGTTGTCAGCTAA
- the si:ch211-122f10.4 gene encoding cathepsin A-like has product MSAGGLLVCVLAVFQLGSRAQYAPDEVTHLPGMSFKPNYRQWSGYLQARPGKFLHYWFVTSQRDPVKDPVVLWLNGGPGCSSLDGFLSENGPFHVNDNGATLYENKFSWNKIANVLYLESPAGVGYSYSDDKKYATDDDQVADDNYKALQSFFTKFPNFTQNEFFIFGESYGGIYVPTLSLRVATGSAKINFKGFSVGNGLSSFALNDQSLIYFGYYHGLFGEDLWRDLNINCCDKGNCNFYNSSSDTCKTLVNVAFGIVYNSGLNEYALYLDCEGGRSVHRGYERTMNHLFMNYRKLQHTNKISGGMPFSVSLGEVPPCINSTAQKNWLNRGDVKKALHISDTLPPWDICSDDVGAQYTTLYPTVKEVYLKLLSLGLRALVYNGDTDMACNFLGDQWFVEDLGIKATSAYQIWHHDDQVAGFYQQFGNITFLTVKGAGHMVPQWAPGPALHMFQSFITNGPY; this is encoded by the exons ATGTCGGCCGGTGggttgttggtgtgtgtgttagccGTGTTTCAGCTCGGCTCGCGGGCTCAGTACGCTCCTGATGAGGTGACTCACCTGCCAGGTATGTCGTTCAAACCCAACTACCGACAGTGGTCGGGATACCTCCAGGCACGGCCCGGGAAGTTTCTCCATTATTG GTTTGTGACTTCTCAGAGGGACCCAGTTAAAGACCCTGTGGTGCTGTGGCTGAACGGAGGCCCAGGCTGCAGCTCGCTGGATGGATTCCTGTCAGAGAATGGACCATTTCAT GTAAATGATAACGGAGCCACACTGTATGAGAACAAATTCAGCTGGAACAAGATTGCCAACGTGCTGTATCTAGAATCTCCTGCAGGAGTGGGATATTCCTACTctgatgacaaaaaatatgCCACCGATGATGACCAG GTCGCCGATGATAACTACAAAGCCCTGCAGAGTTTTTTCACCAAGTTCCCAAACTTCACTCAAAATGAGTTCTTCATCTTTGGGGAAAGTTATGGTGGAATTTATGTACCAACCCTCAGCCTGCGCGTGGCTACTGGATCTGCCAAAATCAACTTCAAG GGCTTTTCAGTGGGAAACGGTCTCAGCAGCTTTGCTCTCAATGACCAAAGTTTGATCTACTTTGGCTACTACCACGGCCTCTTTGGGGAAGA TTTATGGCGAGACCTGAACATAAACTGCTGTGACAAAGGGAACTGTAACTTCTACAACTCCAGTTCAGACACATGCAAGACCCTC GTGAACGTGGCCTTTGGCATTGTGTATAATAGCGGACTTAATGAATATGCCCTTTACTTGGATTGTGAGGGTGGCAGAAGCGTCCACAGAGGCTACGAGAGGACCATGAATCACTTGTTTATGAACTACAGGAAACTCCAGCACACCAATAAG ATTTCAGGTGGAATGcccttctctgtgtctctgggtGAAGTCCCTCCCTGCATCAACAGTACGGCTCAGAAGAACTGGCTGAACAGAGGCGATGTGAAGAAAGCTTTACACATTTCAGATACACTGCCGCCATGGGACATCTGCAG TGACGACGTTGGAGCTCAATACACCACCCTGTATCCAACGGTGAAGGAGGTGTACCTGAAGCTGCTCTCACTGGGCCTGCGGGCGCTCGTCTACAACGGTGACACCGACATGGCCTGCAACTTCCTGGGAGACCAGTGGTTTGTGGAAGACCTTGGCATTAAG GCAACCAGTGCGTACCAGATATGGCATCATGATGACCAGGTTGCTGGTTTCTACCAACAGTTTGGAAACATCACTTTCCTGACAGTCAAG GGTGCAGGTCACATGGTTCCTCAGTGGGCTCCTGGTCCCGCTCTCCACATGTTCCAGTCTTTCATAACAAATGGTCCCTACTGA